The proteins below come from a single Mus musculus strain C57BL/6J chromosome 5, GRCm38.p6 C57BL/6J genomic window:
- the Zbed5 gene encoding SCAN domain containing 3 isoform 1 (isoform 1 is encoded by transcript variant 1), whose product MPRGSRIRTSRVTLLAGRAPQMRAAPRRAPAAQPPAAAAPSAVGSPAAAPRQPGLMAQMATTAAGVAVGSAVGHTLGHAITGGFSGGGSAEPAKPDITYQEPQGAQLQNQQSFGPCSLEIKQFLECAQNQSDVKLCEGFNEVLRQCRIANVDHPRPVDHGERNVKRRKYNEGFLQYGFTSTITVGIERPQCVICGVVLSAESMKPNKLKRHFESKHSSFAGKDTNYFRSKADGLKKARPDTGSKSNKQNVAAVETSYLVALRIARDMKPHTFAEHLLFPVAKDRVRVMIGDEFVTKLSAVSLSNDTVRRRIHDMSADILDQVVQEIKSAPLPICSIQLDESTDVANCLQLMVYVRYINDGDFKDEFLCCKPLERTATALDVFEAVDSFLRQHEISWKSICGVCTDGAPATLGCQSGFQRLVLNESPKAIGAHCMLHLQTLAMKTLPQDFQEVMKSVLSSVNFVKASSLNSRLFLQLCSDLDEPSKTLLLHTEGRWLSRGKVLKRIFELRDELKMFFNQKAIRQFEALFSDNSALQKVAYLVDIFTILNELNLSLQGPNSTCLDLSEKIHSFQMKLQLWQKKLDENKFYMLPTLSAFFEEHDIEQHKRITVVISVKEHLDMLASEISWYFPNLPEIPFALARSPFSVKAEDVPETAQEDFTRLTNSDAARADFSTMPVTQFWVKCLQSYPVLSEMVLRLLLPFPTTYLCETGFSSLLVIKSKYRSRLVVEDDLRCALAKTTPRISDLVRKKQSQPSH is encoded by the exons CCGGGCCCCTCAGATGAGGGCTGCTCCCCGAAGAGCACCTGCAGCTCAGCCTCCAGCAGCAGCTGCGCCATCTGCAGTTGGCTCACCTGCCGCTGCGCCCCGGCAGCCAGGCCTGATGGCCCAGATGGCTACCACCGCGGCCGGTGTGGCTGTGGGCTCTGCAGTGGGACACACCCTGGGTCACGCCATCACTGGGGGCTTCAGCGGAGGTGGCAGTGCTGAGCCCGCAAAGCCCGACATCACTTACCAG GAGCCTCAGGGAGCCCAGCTGCAGAACCAGCAGTCTTTTGGACCTTGCTCTCTAGAGATCAAGCAGTTTCTGGAGTGTGCTCAGAACCAGAGCGATGTCAAGCTCTGTGAGGGCTTCAACGAGGTGCTGCGGCAGTGCAGGATTGCAAATG TGGACCATCCCAGGCCAGTGGATCATGGAGAGAGGAACgttaagagaagaaaatataatgaGGGTTTTTTGCAGTATGGTTTTACCTCAACCATCACAGTAGGAATTGAGAGACCACAGTGTGTCATTTGTGGGGTGGTTCTGTCGGCGGAGTCGATGAAACCCAACAAACTGAAACGCCATTTTGAGAGCAAGCATTCCAGCTTCGCCGGCAAGGATACCAACTATTTCAGAAGCAAAGCTGATGGACTCAAGAAAGCCAGACCTGATACTGGCAGCAAGTCCAACAAACAGAACGTGGCAGCCGTGGAAACTTCCTATTTGGTGGCCCTCAGAATTGCCAGAGATATGAAACCGCACACCTTTGCAGAGCACTTACTGTTCCCGGTGGCCAAGGACAGGGTTCGCGTCATGATCGGAGACGAATTTGTTACAAAACTGAGTGCAGTCTCCTTATCTAACGACACTGTCCGAAGAAGAATACATGACATGTCTGCTGATATTCTTGATCAGGTGGTCCAGGAAATTAAATCTGCTCCACTTCCAATATGCAGCATCCAGCTCGATGAATCGACAGACGTTGCAAACTGTTTACAGTTAATGGTTTACGTGAGGTATATTAATGATGGTGACTTTAAAGATGAGTTTCTTTGCTGCAAACCTCTTGAAAGGACAGCTACTGCCCTTGATGTATTTGAGGCAGTCGACTCGTTTCTGAGACAGCATGAGATCTCTTGGAAAAGCATCTGTGGAGTTTGCACAGACGGTGCCCCAGCTACGCTGGGCTGTCAATCTGGGTTTCAGCGCCTGGTCCTAAATGAGTCCCCAAAAGCCATTGGAGCTCATTGTATGCTTCATCTGCAAACATTAGCAATGAAGACGCTGCCCCAAGACTTCCAGGAAGTAATGAAAAGTGTCCTGAGTTCTGTCAATTTCGTAAAGGCGAGTTCTTTGAACAGTCGACTGTTTCTGCAGCTCTGCAGTGATTTAGATGAGCCAAGCAAAACCCTGCTACTTCATACTGAAGGGAGATGGCTGTCAAGAGGGAAAGTTCTAAAACGTATCTTTGAGCTCCGTGACGAACTCAAAATGTTTTTTAACCAAAAAGCAATACGGCAGTTCGAAGCACTTTTCAGTGATAACAGTGCATTGCAGAAGGTAGCTTATTTGGTCGATATCTTTACCATTTTGAATGAGTTGAATTTATCACTGCAAGGACCAAATTCAACCTGCCTGGATCTGTCTGAAAAGATCCACTCATTCCAAATGAAACTTCAACTCTGGCAAAAAAAATtggatgaaaataaattttacatgTTGCCTACCTTATCCGCCTTCTTTGAGGAACATGACATTGAACAGCACAAAAGGATTACAGTGGTGATTTCCGTGAAAGAACACTTGGACATGCTTGCAAGTGAAATTTCCTGGTACTTTCCAAATCTACCCGAGATTCCGTTTGCACTCGCCAGGAGCCCGTTCTCAGTCAAAGCTGAAGATGTTCCCGAGACTGCGCAAGAAGATTTCACCAGACTTACCAACAGCGACGCGGCGAGAGCTGATTTCTCCACAATGCCAGTCACACAGTTCTGGGTCAAGTGTTTGCAGTCATACCCAGTTCTGTCAGAGATGGTGTTGcgcctcctccttccttttccaacAACATATCTGTGTGAAACAGGGTTCTCAAGTTTGTTAGTTATCAAGTCTAAATACAGAAGTAGACTTGTGGTGGAAGATGATCTTCGCTGTGCTCTTGCAAAGACCACCCCGAGAATTTCTGATCTGGTGAGAAAGAAGCAGTCTCAACCTTCGCACTGA
- the Zbed5 gene encoding SCAN domain containing 3 isoform 2 (isoform 2 is encoded by transcript variant 2), with translation MRAAPRRAPAAQPPAAAAPSAVGSPAAAPRQPGLMAQMATTAAGVAVGSAVGHTLGHAITGGFSGGGSAEPAKPDITYQEPQGAQLQNQQSFGPCSLEIKQFLECAQNQSDVKLCEGFNEVLRQCRIANVDHPRPVDHGERNVKRRKYNEGFLQYGFTSTITVGIERPQCVICGVVLSAESMKPNKLKRHFESKHSSFAGKDTNYFRSKADGLKKARPDTGSKSNKQNVAAVETSYLVALRIARDMKPHTFAEHLLFPVAKDRVRVMIGDEFVTKLSAVSLSNDTVRRRIHDMSADILDQVVQEIKSAPLPICSIQLDESTDVANCLQLMVYVRYINDGDFKDEFLCCKPLERTATALDVFEAVDSFLRQHEISWKSICGVCTDGAPATLGCQSGFQRLVLNESPKAIGAHCMLHLQTLAMKTLPQDFQEVMKSVLSSVNFVKASSLNSRLFLQLCSDLDEPSKTLLLHTEGRWLSRGKVLKRIFELRDELKMFFNQKAIRQFEALFSDNSALQKVAYLVDIFTILNELNLSLQGPNSTCLDLSEKIHSFQMKLQLWQKKLDENKFYMLPTLSAFFEEHDIEQHKRITVVISVKEHLDMLASEISWYFPNLPEIPFALARSPFSVKAEDVPETAQEDFTRLTNSDAARADFSTMPVTQFWVKCLQSYPVLSEMVLRLLLPFPTTYLCETGFSSLLVIKSKYRSRLVVEDDLRCALAKTTPRISDLVRKKQSQPSH, from the exons ATGAGGGCTGCTCCCCGAAGAGCACCTGCAGCTCAGCCTCCAGCAGCAGCTGCGCCATCTGCAGTTGGCTCACCTGCCGCTGCGCCCCGGCAGCCAGGCCTGATGGCCCAGATGGCTACCACCGCGGCCGGTGTGGCTGTGGGCTCTGCAGTGGGACACACCCTGGGTCACGCCATCACTGGGGGCTTCAGCGGAGGTGGCAGTGCTGAGCCCGCAAAGCCCGACATCACTTACCAG GAGCCTCAGGGAGCCCAGCTGCAGAACCAGCAGTCTTTTGGACCTTGCTCTCTAGAGATCAAGCAGTTTCTGGAGTGTGCTCAGAACCAGAGCGATGTCAAGCTCTGTGAGGGCTTCAACGAGGTGCTGCGGCAGTGCAGGATTGCAAATG TGGACCATCCCAGGCCAGTGGATCATGGAGAGAGGAACgttaagagaagaaaatataatgaGGGTTTTTTGCAGTATGGTTTTACCTCAACCATCACAGTAGGAATTGAGAGACCACAGTGTGTCATTTGTGGGGTGGTTCTGTCGGCGGAGTCGATGAAACCCAACAAACTGAAACGCCATTTTGAGAGCAAGCATTCCAGCTTCGCCGGCAAGGATACCAACTATTTCAGAAGCAAAGCTGATGGACTCAAGAAAGCCAGACCTGATACTGGCAGCAAGTCCAACAAACAGAACGTGGCAGCCGTGGAAACTTCCTATTTGGTGGCCCTCAGAATTGCCAGAGATATGAAACCGCACACCTTTGCAGAGCACTTACTGTTCCCGGTGGCCAAGGACAGGGTTCGCGTCATGATCGGAGACGAATTTGTTACAAAACTGAGTGCAGTCTCCTTATCTAACGACACTGTCCGAAGAAGAATACATGACATGTCTGCTGATATTCTTGATCAGGTGGTCCAGGAAATTAAATCTGCTCCACTTCCAATATGCAGCATCCAGCTCGATGAATCGACAGACGTTGCAAACTGTTTACAGTTAATGGTTTACGTGAGGTATATTAATGATGGTGACTTTAAAGATGAGTTTCTTTGCTGCAAACCTCTTGAAAGGACAGCTACTGCCCTTGATGTATTTGAGGCAGTCGACTCGTTTCTGAGACAGCATGAGATCTCTTGGAAAAGCATCTGTGGAGTTTGCACAGACGGTGCCCCAGCTACGCTGGGCTGTCAATCTGGGTTTCAGCGCCTGGTCCTAAATGAGTCCCCAAAAGCCATTGGAGCTCATTGTATGCTTCATCTGCAAACATTAGCAATGAAGACGCTGCCCCAAGACTTCCAGGAAGTAATGAAAAGTGTCCTGAGTTCTGTCAATTTCGTAAAGGCGAGTTCTTTGAACAGTCGACTGTTTCTGCAGCTCTGCAGTGATTTAGATGAGCCAAGCAAAACCCTGCTACTTCATACTGAAGGGAGATGGCTGTCAAGAGGGAAAGTTCTAAAACGTATCTTTGAGCTCCGTGACGAACTCAAAATGTTTTTTAACCAAAAAGCAATACGGCAGTTCGAAGCACTTTTCAGTGATAACAGTGCATTGCAGAAGGTAGCTTATTTGGTCGATATCTTTACCATTTTGAATGAGTTGAATTTATCACTGCAAGGACCAAATTCAACCTGCCTGGATCTGTCTGAAAAGATCCACTCATTCCAAATGAAACTTCAACTCTGGCAAAAAAAATtggatgaaaataaattttacatgTTGCCTACCTTATCCGCCTTCTTTGAGGAACATGACATTGAACAGCACAAAAGGATTACAGTGGTGATTTCCGTGAAAGAACACTTGGACATGCTTGCAAGTGAAATTTCCTGGTACTTTCCAAATCTACCCGAGATTCCGTTTGCACTCGCCAGGAGCCCGTTCTCAGTCAAAGCTGAAGATGTTCCCGAGACTGCGCAAGAAGATTTCACCAGACTTACCAACAGCGACGCGGCGAGAGCTGATTTCTCCACAATGCCAGTCACACAGTTCTGGGTCAAGTGTTTGCAGTCATACCCAGTTCTGTCAGAGATGGTGTTGcgcctcctccttccttttccaacAACATATCTGTGTGAAACAGGGTTCTCAAGTTTGTTAGTTATCAAGTCTAAATACAGAAGTAGACTTGTGGTGGAAGATGATCTTCGCTGTGCTCTTGCAAAGACCACCCCGAGAATTTCTGATCTGGTGAGAAAGAAGCAGTCTCAACCTTCGCACTGA
- the Zbed5 gene encoding SCAN domain containing 3 isoform X3 yields the protein MRAAPRRAPAAQPPAAAAPSAVGSPAAAPRQPGLMAQMATTAAGVAVGSAVGHTLGHAITGGFSGGGSAEPAKPDITYQEPQGAQLQNQQSFGPCSLEIKQFLECAQNQSDVKLCEGFNEVLRQCRIANGEYDRVGAIMY from the exons ATGAGGGCTGCTCCCCGAAGAGCACCTGCAGCTCAGCCTCCAGCAGCAGCTGCGCCATCTGCAGTTGGCTCACCTGCCGCTGCGCCCCGGCAGCCAGGCCTGATGGCCCAGATGGCTACCACCGCGGCCGGTGTGGCTGTGGGCTCTGCAGTGGGACACACCCTGGGTCACGCCATCACTGGGGGCTTCAGCGGAGGTGGCAGTGCTGAGCCCGCAAAGCCCGACATCACTTACCAG GAGCCTCAGGGAGCCCAGCTGCAGAACCAGCAGTCTTTTGGACCTTGCTCTCTAGAGATCAAGCAGTTTCTGGAGTGTGCTCAGAACCAGAGCGATGTCAAGCTCTGTGAGGGCTTCAACGAGGTGCTGCGGCAGTGCAGGATTGCAAATG GTGAATATGACAGGGTTGGCGCCATAATGTACTAA